From Magnetococcus sp. PR-3:
GCTAAGTCACGAAACCTGCAAATCGTGATAGATCACGGGTTGGATGAATACCTCAAAAGGGCAGATAATCTATGTAGGCGGTGTTAAAAGGGGCAAACAGAGTGCGAACAGTACGAATGCGTACAAGGTAGAGACAGTTCGGCTTACGGTTGAACTGGGCAGCATTCCTGACACAGCGAAGAGCCTAGGGATGTCAGTGGATGCTATAGTCACCGCAAACCATAACTAGACATCATTAATGTTTCTAACGTTGGTGGTGGTACAGTGAACTCTCTACGTTTTTTCAAGACTGCGAATGATTGCTCAATAGGGTTGAGATCTGGGCTATATGGGGGAAGCGGGAGGAGTGCATGACCATCTCTTGCAAGTATTTCAGCAATATTTCGTTTATTGTGGAAG
This genomic window contains:
- a CDS encoding transposase, which gives rise to FHNKRNIAEILARDGHALLPLPPYSPDLNPIEQSFAVLKKRREFTVPPPTLETLMMSSYGLR